The following coding sequences are from one Bradyrhizobium sp. WSM471 window:
- a CDS encoding SDR family NAD(P)-dependent oxidoreductase: MDRLEGKVAMVVGAGSIGPGWGNGKATAVTFAREGAQVFCVDRNGAAAEETAKIITGEGGKATAFTADVSRASEVEAMVAACLKAYGRIDVLDNNVGIAEMGSVVEVTEESWDRVFSVNLKSAYFAMKHVIPVMVKQGGGSIINISSIASIRHMGISYVTYGTSKAAMNQMTRTTAIEFARHHVRVNAILPGLMKTPMVEHSAGLAASYAKGDVEAMWRARDAQVPMGHMGDAFDVANAALFLASDEAKYVTGIELVVDGGITCKAGA; the protein is encoded by the coding sequence ATGGATCGGCTCGAGGGCAAGGTTGCAATGGTGGTGGGCGCCGGCTCGATCGGGCCGGGTTGGGGCAACGGCAAGGCCACCGCGGTGACGTTTGCGCGCGAGGGTGCACAGGTGTTTTGCGTCGATCGCAACGGCGCGGCCGCCGAGGAGACCGCGAAGATCATCACCGGCGAAGGCGGCAAGGCGACTGCCTTCACTGCTGACGTATCTCGCGCGAGCGAGGTCGAGGCGATGGTCGCGGCGTGCCTGAAGGCCTATGGCCGCATCGATGTGCTCGACAACAATGTCGGCATCGCCGAGATGGGCAGCGTTGTCGAAGTGACCGAGGAGAGCTGGGACCGCGTCTTCAGCGTCAATCTCAAGAGCGCCTACTTCGCCATGAAGCACGTCATCCCCGTGATGGTGAAGCAGGGCGGCGGCTCCATCATCAACATCTCGTCGATCGCCTCGATCCGCCACATGGGCATCTCCTACGTCACCTACGGCACCTCCAAGGCGGCGATGAACCAGATGACGCGCACCACTGCGATCGAATTCGCGCGCCACCATGTCCGCGTCAACGCGATCCTGCCCGGTCTGATGAAGACACCGATGGTGGAGCATTCCGCGGGTCTCGCCGCCAGTTACGCCAAGGGCGACGTCGAAGCGATGTGGCGCGCGCGCGATGCGCAAGTGCCGATGGGCCACATGGGCGACGCCTTCGACGTCGCCAACGCCGCGCTGTTCCTGGCCTCGGACGAAGCGAAATATGTGACGGGGATCGAGCTCGTGGTGGACGGCGGGATCACGTGCAAGGCAGGGGCGTAG
- a CDS encoding DUF1850 domain-containing protein has product MSLCFVTASGVKALALSAFTLVWTHSIAKVDWQEDWRVTPAGLELMQARVKGTGPGMEPPPEARLVDGWFQWRLARAPMPEVVLGNSGAAGEWRLCHDGKCRTLSEIVGHPIGANVTTMKVCNDP; this is encoded by the coding sequence GTGAGCCTCTGCTTCGTCACAGCCTCAGGCGTGAAGGCGCTGGCGCTGTCCGCATTCACGCTGGTGTGGACGCATTCGATCGCGAAGGTCGACTGGCAGGAAGACTGGCGCGTCACCCCCGCCGGGCTCGAACTGATGCAGGCACGCGTCAAGGGCACCGGCCCCGGCATGGAGCCGCCGCCTGAGGCGCGGCTCGTCGACGGCTGGTTTCAATGGAGGCTCGCGCGCGCGCCGATGCCGGAGGTGGTACTGGGCAATTCAGGCGCGGCTGGCGAATGGCGGCTATGCCATGACGGCAAGTGTCGGACGTTGTCCGAGATTGTCGGTCATCCCATTGGTGCTAACGTCACCACGATGAAGGTCTGCAACGATCCGTAG